In Sporocytophaga myxococcoides, the genomic window GATGGAAAGTGGTTAGTCTTTGTTTCATACGATAAAAATGTAGATGGGCATCCTGCCAATAAATATGTTCGTTTGAGGCTAATGCCTCTTTCCGGCGGTAAACCTGAAGTGTTGACAAAGTTGTTTGGTGGTCAAGGCACTATCAATGTTCCTTCATGGTCACCTGATAGCAAAAGGTTTGCTTTTGTGAGCTACAAGCTGATGAATAAATAAAATCTTTTCTAAATATTAAAATAAAACAATTAAAGAAAGTTAACGATGCAATACAGAACATTTGGACGTACCGGCTGGAAGATCAGTGAAATCGGTTATGGTATGTGGGGACTTGCTGGCTGGACTGGCAATGATGATAAGGAAACTTTAAGCTCACTTGATTATGCTGTAGAAGCAGGTTGTAATTTTTTTGATACTGCCTGGGGGTATGGAGAAGGGGCTAGTGAAAGAATCCTTGGAGATTTGCTGAAAAGAAATTCTTCTAAAAAGCTTTACGTTGCTACAAAGATTCCGCCTAAAAATTTTAAATGGCCTTCTAAAAGCCATTACAAATTAGAGGAATGTTTCCCAGCCGAGCATATTATCAAATACACTGAGATGAGTTTGAAAAACCTTGGTGTGGAAAGGATAGATCTTCAGCAATTCCATGTTTGGGAGGATTCATGGGCTCAGCAGGAAGAATGGCAGAAGGCTGTTGAACAGTTAAAAAGACAAGGAAAAATAGCAGCGATGGGTATAAGTGTTAACAGATGGGAACCTGCAAATTGCATTAACACTATTAAAACAGGTTTAATAGATGGGATACAGGTAATTTATAATATTTTTGATCAGAACCCCGAAGATGAGTTATTTCCTGTATGTAAGGAGAACAATGTAGGTGTTATTGCCCGTGTCCCATTTGACGAAGGCACACTTACCGGATTACTTACAAAGGAAACCAAGTTTCCAGAAGGAGACTGGAGAGCAACTTATTTCGTTCCAGAAAATCTTAATTCAAGTGTTGAGCATGCTGATAAATTAAAGCCCCTGGTTCCTTCTGATATGACTATGCCTGAAATGGCACTCAGGTTTATTCTTAGCAATAAAGAAGTAGCCACTACCATCCCTGGTATGCGTAAGCTCCATCATGCTAAAAGTAATCTTGCTGTCAGTGACGGGAAAGGCCTTTCAGAGGAGTTGCTGGAAAAGTTAAAGCAACATCGCTGGGACAGAGTGCCGACTTCATGGTCTCAGTAATTCTGCATTGAAAGTAAAACCAAACTTTTATAACACGACTGTATGTTTCCAAATAAAAAATTCATTAGGCAATTCTGTTGTCTATTTCTTTCTTTAGTTACTTCTTTTGCATCGTTTGGCCAAAAAGGAGACAAAAGCAAAATTGTATCAGAGCTTATTTCAAAGATGACTTTGGAGGAAAAGGTTGGTCAGATGACTAACCTTACACTTTCTGCCATTACTGATCCTTCTGATAATCCGCTTAAGGTTGATCCGGTAAAGCTCAGGGATGTTATAGTAAAGCATCATGTGGGTTCTATTCAGAATGTAGTAAAGCATGCTTACAGTCTAGAAGAATGGCATAAGTTGATTAACGAAATACAGAAAGTATCTTTAACTGAAACAAGACTTAAGATTCCTTTCTTATATTGTATTGATGCCGTACATGGAACAAACTTTACTCTTAATTCTACATTGTTCCCACACAATCTTGGTCTTGCAGCTACCAGAAATCCTGAGCTTGTAAAGTTATGTGCGGAGATTACAGCAAAGGAAGTAAGGGCTTCGGGCATCAGATATAATTTCTCTCCTGTCCTTGATGTAGGCAGACAACCCTTGTGGCCCCGGTTCCCTGAAACATTTGGGGAGGATGTGCTTATATCAACAATAATGGGTGTGGCTTCTATAAAAGGTTATGAAGGAAAGAGCCTTAACGATTTTGCCAGTGTCGCATCCTGCATGAAGCATTTTGTTGGGTACTCTGTTCCAGCTAATGGTAAAGACAGGGCAGCTGCATATATACCGGAAATTAATCTGAGAGAGTATTTTCTTCCACCTTTCAAAGCTGCTGTTGATGCGGGTTCACATACGCTTATGGTAAACTCTGGTGAGGTCAATGGAACTCCTGTACATGCCAGCAGATATTTACTTACGGATGTGTTGAGAAATGAATTGAACTACAAAGGCATTATCATCACAGATTGGGAGGATATTAAAAAACTTACAGAACGTCACAGGGTAGCAGAGAATCATAAAGAGGCTGTTTATCTTTCTGTAAATGCAGGCATTGATATGTGTATTGTTCCTTTTGACTTCAGCTTTTATGAGGATTTGATAGCATTAGTGAAAGAAGGCAGGATAAAAGAAGAGCGCATTAATGAATCTGTAAAGAGAATCCTTGATCTGAAATTTGATCTGGGAATTTTTGAAAGACCATATGTAGAAAAGGAAGCAGTTAAAAATTTTGGTTTACCGGAGTATAAGCAAGCAGCTTTGGCTGCAGCAAGGGAATCAATTACTCTTCTAAAGAATGCTGATCAGGTGCTGCCATTGGAGAAGAATAAAAAGGTCCTGGTCGTTGGTCCTTATGCGAATTCACTGACAGCTTTGAACGGGGCCTGGTCTTACACATGGCAAGGGCGCAAACCTGAGTATTTCCCAAAGACTGATCTTACAATTCTTGAAGCCTTGAAAAGAAAGGTTGGAGAGACGAATATTGTCTACAAGAAGGATTTTAAAGAGATCCCTTCAGATGTTAAACCTGATTACATCATTGTCACTTTAGGTGAAGATGCATACGCAGAAACTCCAGGGAATACAAAGTCACTTGAACTTCCATCTGAGGACATTGAAGGAGTTCGTAATATTGTAAAGATGTATCCTACTATTCCGTTAGTATATATACTCACAGAAGGTAGACCAAGGCTTATCAGAGAAATAGAACCTCATGCAAAGGGAGTATTAATGGCTTACTGGCCAGGCTCACAAGGAGGTAATGCAGTAGCGGATGTATTGTACGGAGATTATAATCCTAGTGGCAAACTGCCCTTTACATATCCTCGGTATTCAGGAGAGCTTATGACTTATGATCACAAGTGGCTGGATGAAGCAGTAGAGATTGTAGAACCTGAATATAAATATTTTTACGAATTTGATCCTCAGTATCCTTTTGGATTCGGATTGAGCTATACAAGCTTTGAGTTGAGTAATCTTAAGTTAAGCAATGATCAGCTTACAGGAGATTCTAAAATCAAGGTATCAGTGGATGTTAAGAACACCGGGAGGAAAAGTGGTCAAGAAACGGTAGAGTTGTATTCAAGAGATCATTTTGCTTCGGTTACACCTTCTGTAAAGCGTTTGAGAGGTTTTAAAAAGGTTGAATTGAAGCCGGGAGAAACAAAGACTGTTGAATATGAAATTTCCGCAAGTGATCTGGCTTTTGTAGGAGAAGACATGAAATGGATCACTGAGCCAGGGGCTTTTGATATAATGGTTGGAGATTTAAAGGTTCTGCTAAATTATAGAAGACAATAAGTTTTTTCTTAAAGCTTTAATAAAGAGGCTTGTTCGACGTAATCAGGCCTCTTTATTATTAAAAAATATTCAAAATTGCGGCCTTCTCTCTTTTTTGTATTTTTGTTAAAACACTTTTTTATCAATATGAAATTTTTTACAACATTCTGTATATTCCTATGCCTTTCATTAAATGTACTTTTTGCACAGGACTATAATCCTTTGCGTAAGGGGTTAACTTATCAATATGCAACAGCTAATCGAGATACATTATTCACTCTGAGGCTTGATTCTGTATATGCGATTGGATCAGATTCTATATTCGAGTTGGATAAGAAGTATTTTGGATGTTTGAATGGAGAATGTTATTCAAATATTTTGGGCAGAAAAATAATTAAGTCTCCTTATAAGGTTTATTCATTTATTACATTGTCAAAAGATACATTAGTATTAAAGCTGAATGTACCACTAAACACACCCTGGACTTTTTCCAAAAGAAGGAATCTCGAAGCAATAATTCTTTCAAAAACTTATGAAAAAGTTTTTGATCTTATGGATTCTTTGATTACCATCAGATTGAGCGATGGAAAAGAAATTAAGATTACAAAATCTTTTGGTCTTTATAGTACCGAAACTCCCTTTGAATATAATGATTTAGCTGAAAGAAGTTTTTATTCAGTGAATTTCTTTTCTTATAAACTTGATGCTATAAAGGAATTGAATTTAGGTTCTTATTTTGCCACTCTGGAAAATATATACAATTTCGAAGTGGGTGATAGGTGGGGACAGCAGGAAGAAGATGCTTTATACCCAAGACCAATATTTTTACCAAGCGGTAACATTTATTATGAAGTTATTGGAAAAGAGTTAATTGAAGGGAGTTCATCTTATGATTACAAAATTCGGAGGGTTAGAAGGAATAAATTTTTTCGGGAAACCACGGTTGATACGCTATCTCTGGAGCAATACAGAAAGGAGACGATTGAATATTATATTGATATGTTTGACCTTCTTACATATGAAATTGGGTTTGATGATCCTTTTCAATATAGGGTTTATATTAAACATGATTCGCTGATAGTTCAATCCATTACAAATTTTGAGAGTAGTTATTACTATGTCTATTTCCCTGGAATTGGACTTACTTCGTATCATAATGCTGATTGGGGTGGTGGACTGAATCAGTATAAATTGACTACTGTCTGTTTCAATAAAGGAGATAAAGTTTTGGGGAATTGTGATGAGTTGCTGGCTATCATTTTGGACACTAAACCGGCGATAGTGAATTCTAAGATAGAGATCCTACCTAATCCGGCATCAGAGTATATCAATATAGAAAATGCTAAAGGGGCGGATTATGAGCTTATCAATTGTTATGGTTCAGTAATTCTTAATGGAATAATTAAAACTGATCAGGAGGTAATTCCTGTTAATTCTCTTGAAGATGGTCTTTATTATTTAAAATTGGAAAGCCCTGAATCTTCTGTTGTTAAGAAATTAGTTATAAGTCATTAAGTTTATCAGTAAGATTCATAGAATATTCTTTATTGTACTTAGCCCTGTATTGTATTGGCGACATTCCTGTATATTTTTTAAATATCATTCTGAAAGCTTTAGGGTCTGAATAACCTACGCCATACATAACTTCATTTACATTGCTATGTGTTGTCTCCAGGGATTGTTTGGCGGCTTCTATTCTTACTCGTTGCACATATTCTATGATGGTATTGGAAGTGGCTTTTTTAAATCTGCGTTCAAGGTTTCTTCTGCCTAACGCAAATTTTAGTGCAATCTGATCTACTGTAAACTTTTCTGCCGGATTACTTTCTATCAATTCCTGGGCTTTTTTAATAATTATGTCTTCATGATCTTTTTGCCCATTAAATATTGTAAATGGTGATTGGCTTCGACGTTCAATATCGATCTGAAATGCTCTTGCCATGAATATAGCAATGTCTCTTCCTGCATATTTTTCAATCAGATAAAGTATGAGGTTTAAGTAGGAGAATGCTCCACCACTTGAGTATATCCCGTTTTCATCCGTAATGATTTTATCTTCTACCAGACGTACATCCGGAAACATCTTTTTAAATTCATTTGCAGAAAGCCAATGTGTCGCGCAACTTTTTCCTTTTAATAGTCCTGTTGATGCCAGTAAAAAAGCACCTAGACAAAGGCTTGCTACTTCCGCACCTTTAAAATAGTGATCTTTTATCCATGGATAATAATCTCTGTTTAAATCAATGATTGATTTTAGATCTCCATCAATGGCAGGGATGATGATAAGATCTGTATTATCAATATCGAAGATCAATTTGTCAGGATAGATTTTATATAGATTATTAGCGATAGAGACTTCTTTGCTTAGGGCAGTAAGTTTTATTTCAAATATCGGCTCCTTTCCAAGGCGGATAAGGTGTTTATTTACTTCTGTAAAAACCTGACGAGGCCCTTCAATGCTGCCCAAAACAGCTCCTATTGGTACCAGAATGGAAATCTTTTTCATTCCATAAATGTACAAGGTTCATTTGTCGCGATCTACCCCTTAAATAGTCGCATTTTCAGGAGATTAAATTAAAATAATGGTCTTTAATTGGTACTCTCTTAGGAATAATTGTCTGGTTGTTTGTTATGATTATTTTAAACATGTATCCTCCTTTCTTCTTAATAGGCAGAATGATTTCTAAATAAGCTTTATATATATTTTCAAAACATAAATTTTAAATAAGATGAGTGTAGTAAACAGAATTGTACCTTGCTTATGGTTTGATGATCAGGCTGAAGCAGCCGCCAGGTTTTATACTTCTATTTTTAAGAATTCAAAAATTACGGATATCTCCTACTATGGTGAAGCAGGTTATGAGTTTCATAAGAAAGAGGCCGGTTCAGTTATGGTTGTTTCTTTTGAAATCGAAGGGCAGAGATACGATGCCCTAAATGGCGGCCCCCTGTTTAAGTTTTCAGAAGCAGTTTCTCTGCAGGTGATGTGTGATTCTCAGGAGGAGATAGATTATTATTGGGAAAAGCTGACAAAGGATGGTGAAGAGGGACCATGTGGATGGCTAAAGGATAAGTTTGGCTTATCCTGGCAGGTTGTACCAAAGGTTTTGGAAAAGATGTTAACAGATCCTGATATAAGCAAAAGGGAAAGGGTAATGAATGCCTATCTGCAAATGAAGAAGTATGATATAAGTTTGCTGGAGAAAGCATTTGAAGGGGTTTAATATCAATTTATGCTTAATAAAAGAGAATTGTAGATCTTTGCTTTTGAAATTCTCTATTTTGTTGAATTAACAACTCTGTTAATTATGGAAGCCTTTTTTTGAACAAAATGCTCTTTCAGAAAGCTATCAAAAGTTAAACTTATAGACTTATTTGATAATAGAACCGGACCACAATAATGTTGTGGTTCTTTTTTAAATCAAGAAGTCACCGGACGAAGGGCATGGGAAGTAGTACTTAAGCAGGTTTTTAAATTTTGGAGTTGATGTTTTCTGAATGATTGTTCCTTTAATTATGAAATTATATAGTATCTTAGAATTCGGTTGTGGTATTGAATGGGGTACCTTCCTGAAGAATAGATGAATATCCTGGAAAAAATTTCGCTATTGTCTGATACCAAGAGATGGTGGTTGACTATTGCATTTACATTGATTGTAAATTGTGGGTTATATGTCCTGCTGATTTATTTTGGTCATATTTTTGGATTTGCGGTCTTTGGCATAGTGCCCCTATTTACAGGTTTAATGGCTACATGGCTCTATGGCTTTTCAAGGAATGTTTCCAGGCTTACTTCCATAGGAATTTCTTTTACAACACTTATTTTTTTGATTTGCCTGCTTGTTCTGGCAGGAGCATTGACTACCCAGTATTTGCTTTTTATGGTTTTGGTTTCTTTTAATCTTTGTTGGATTGGCAGTATCATAGGTAGAATGTTGGTTACAAAGAATTAGGTAAAATTCCGATTTCTTTCAAACATTTTCTAGACTTTTAAGTTGTCTTGTTTCAACAAAAAAATGGCACAAAATGATGAAACAATCTCACTTAAAATTACTTTTTATCTTTTCTCTTGTATTGCTTTTTTCCTGTGAAACTAAGAAACAAGAATCCGGAACTTCTGACACGACAGCAACAGCTACAGGTGGCAATGCAGTCTCTCAAGAAGGAGAAGCTGTTTATAAAGTGGATACTGCAAATAGCAGCATAAAATGGACAGGTAAAAAAGTTACCGGTAAACATAACGGCTCGATCAAAATTCAAAGCGGTGAATTAAAGGTTGTTAATAATGTAATCACCGGTGGAACAATTACAATTGATATGAAATCAATTAAGAACGAAGATTTAACAGATAAAGAGAGCAATCAAAAGCTTATCGGACATTTAAAATCTCCTGATTTCTTTGATGTAGAAAAACATCCGACTGCTACCTTTGAAATCCAAAGATTAGACGCTGGTAAAGCGGAGAAAGAAGAGGTAGTTACCGGAAAGCTGACTTTAAAAGGAAAAACTGATGAAATCAGTGTACCGGTTAAAATTAACCACCAAGGAAATGAGTTAACAGCAAAAGGAACTACAGTTATTGACAGAACTAAATGGGATATTCGTTACGGCTCCGGTAAATTTTTTGAAAACTTAGGAGATAAAGCAATTTATGATGAAGTAGATATTGAGTTTGACCTTAAAGCAACTAAATAGTTTTAAAGAAAATATTATTCCTTTATGAATCCTCTGGGAAAACCGGAGGATTTTTTTGTTCAGGGCATTTTTGAAAGTTCATAACATAAACCATTCCTGCTGGTTTGTTTTTCTTAATCATTGATAATCTTTATTAATTTACGCTATGAGAATGAACTTTACTCAATTAAAGAAAGTGATTTTTGTATTTGCATCTGTTCTCCTTCCTACAGGGTGTTTGTATGCTCAGTTTTCTACTGCATTAGTTCAGGTAATTCATAATGCCGCAGATCCTCAGCTTCTTACAGTCGACGTCTATCTCAGTGACATATTATGGGCTGACAATGTTCAGTTCAGGCAGGCGAGTGAATTTGAAACTGTTATTGCCGATGTGCCCATTAAAATTGATATCGCTCCTGCAAACAGTACAAGCTCTGCCGATGCTATTTATAGTACTACAGTTACTCTGGCTCCCGGTACAAAAAATATCATTATGGCAACTGGTGTAGTAGGAACCGGGTTTGCGCCAAACCCTGAAAATAAAGACATTGCTTTTACTCTAAAGGTCTTTAATGCCGCCAAAGACATAGCTACCGATCCTTCTACTGTGGAAGTTAACTTCTGGCATGGCAGCACAGATACTCCTGTATTGAATGTTGTAACGGGAGATGGTGACACCTTAGTGAAATCCATTGGATATAACCTTAATGCAAATTATGATGTCCTCAGCCCTGGCAGTTATAATATATATCTTACCAGCACTTATAATAAAGAAGATACTTTAGGTGCATTTTCTGCAGACCTAAGTGGCTATGCAGGACAAGCAATTATGATATTTGCAAGCGGCTTTCTGAATCCTTTGCAAAACAATGATGGGCCAGCATTAGCTTTATATGCTGCTTTGCCTGACGGAGAAGTTGTTGCTCTTAATAATATTATCGCTGGTGTTAAAGCTTCTGGTTCGTCTTTCCAGAAACTTTTGGCTTATCCTGTACCATCAACTGATCAGCTTACTCTGGAAATAGAAAATGATACTCCAGGAATGGCTGAAATTGAGTTGGTAAATATGTATGGAAATGTTGTAAATCCTTCTGTTGTTTATCTTTCTTCTGGAAGGAATATTGTAAATGTGAATTTAAGCAATGTTGCCAATGGTCAGTATTTTGTTAAGATAATTGGGAAAAACAGAATGGGGACCGCTCGCTGTGAAGTATTAAAATAATCAGAATTACGATTAAAGGAGCTTCTGGAAATTATTCAGAGGCTCCTTTATTTTTATAGTCTCATTTTTTGTGTCTTGCTCTTAGGCAGGTTGTTTTTTGTGTTTTATCTAAAAAAAGTTTTTTGTCGCTTTTCTCCTTACCCAATAGATCCATACTTTTTGATTGTATGTATAAAGGCCAGGTATAATGGGGTGTTAATTTTCCAACTTTAGTTTGATGTTTTAAGTCGTTATGATTCCATTATTATTTAATTTGTATGTATCTTTTTTGCAAATAGGTGTTAAATTTAGACTGTTTTAGTTTTTTTTTGTTAAAATTTTAATTTTCATGATAAATAATTGACTACGTTTATGAACGTAAGTAGTTTGCTCAATAGATATTCCTTATTTTGTTCATGAAAGTATTTTATGATTCTATTAATTGTTATTGTTCCTTAATTTATGTCAATATTTGTACTAGTATTATTTAAAAAAGTATAAATATGAATTATTATAGAATTTTTTAAAGTCATTTTGAAATACGTAAGTACTTTAATATAATTGTTTAAAATACGTAAGTATTCTAGTTGAACAATTAAATAAGGACACAAATGATGAAAACAATTAAACTTTTACCGACAGCTTTTTGCATGGCTGCCCTGTCGCTGGGGTTAAACACTGGCGCTTTTTCAAAAGGAGAAGATTTTGAAGAAAAAGAAAAAAATTCATCAGGAACGGATGTAAACTCTACAGTTTCCGGTCCTTTCAGAAAAAAGACAGGAATCCCTACCGGGAGTAATTTTCAAAAGGCACCTGTCAATACTTTTATTATGAGAGAAATGCCTTCTCATTATTTTAGGACTGATAAAGAAGAGAAAGCTGATTCAGTACCCTTTAAACCATCTATAAGTGTAGGTTCTATTGTTCACATGTTTGCATCTTCGCAACAGACAGGGTTTGGATCAAACACCAACTATGGTGAAGCTGGTAGCGACTGGAATAAGGGAATCACTTTATACAGAGCCAGGGTACTTGTCGGTGGACAACTTTCAAAAAAAGGAGCTTTCTTTCTTGAAACGGATATTCCTTCACCAATAGGAGTAAGACTAGACTCAAGCACTAAAAATGTAAAAGTATCACCCATAATACTTGATGCACAGTATGAGCATACTTTCAATGAGCATATAATGCTTGTAGCTGGTATGCAACTTGTGTCTCATAACAGGAACGGGCTTCAGGGAGCAGCATCTCTGATGGCCAATGATTTTACTTATTATCAATACCCATACAATCTCTTTGCAAATGACCCGCTGCAAGGAAACTTTGGTCGTGATCTTGGATTGAATGCGAGAGGATTTTTCCTGAAGAAAAAGCTAGAGTATCGTTTCGGTATTTTTTCAGGAAGAAGATTTGACGATAAAGCTCCTTTTAGAACTGTCGGTAGAGTCGTTTATAACTTCCTTGATCCGGAGCAGGACTACTACTATGCAGGAACTAAACTTGGAGCCGGTAAGACTGTAGCGCTTGGTGCAGGTTTTGATGCTCAGGCTACATATTATAATGTGGGAGCGGACTTGTTTGTTGATGTGCCCGTTTCAAAAGCAGGTTCTGTAACGCTTAACTCTGCATTTACCTACATGTCCGGAGGTTCTAAGACAGATACGAAATATAGTTTTGCTAAAATGATCCCTCAGCAAACTGTATCATTCCTTGAACTTGGCTACTACTTTAAAGACATAAAGGTTCAACCATGGATCAGATTTGAGAATAAGGCAGTAAGTGCTACTAAAGAACAGGCCGAAGGAAATA contains:
- a CDS encoding glycoside hydrolase family 3 N-terminal domain-containing protein, which gives rise to MFPNKKFIRQFCCLFLSLVTSFASFGQKGDKSKIVSELISKMTLEEKVGQMTNLTLSAITDPSDNPLKVDPVKLRDVIVKHHVGSIQNVVKHAYSLEEWHKLINEIQKVSLTETRLKIPFLYCIDAVHGTNFTLNSTLFPHNLGLAATRNPELVKLCAEITAKEVRASGIRYNFSPVLDVGRQPLWPRFPETFGEDVLISTIMGVASIKGYEGKSLNDFASVASCMKHFVGYSVPANGKDRAAAYIPEINLREYFLPPFKAAVDAGSHTLMVNSGEVNGTPVHASRYLLTDVLRNELNYKGIIITDWEDIKKLTERHRVAENHKEAVYLSVNAGIDMCIVPFDFSFYEDLIALVKEGRIKEERINESVKRILDLKFDLGIFERPYVEKEAVKNFGLPEYKQAALAAARESITLLKNADQVLPLEKNKKVLVVGPYANSLTALNGAWSYTWQGRKPEYFPKTDLTILEALKRKVGETNIVYKKDFKEIPSDVKPDYIIVTLGEDAYAETPGNTKSLELPSEDIEGVRNIVKMYPTIPLVYILTEGRPRLIREIEPHAKGVLMAYWPGSQGGNAVADVLYGDYNPSGKLPFTYPRYSGELMTYDHKWLDEAVEIVEPEYKYFYEFDPQYPFGFGLSYTSFELSNLKLSNDQLTGDSKIKVSVDVKNTGRKSGQETVELYSRDHFASVTPSVKRLRGFKKVELKPGETKTVEYEISASDLAFVGEDMKWITEPGAFDIMVGDLKVLLNYRRQ
- a CDS encoding VOC family protein, encoding MSVVNRIVPCLWFDDQAEAAARFYTSIFKNSKITDISYYGEAGYEFHKKEAGSVMVVSFEIEGQRYDALNGGPLFKFSEAVSLQVMCDSQEEIDYYWEKLTKDGEEGPCGWLKDKFGLSWQVVPKVLEKMLTDPDISKRERVMNAYLQMKKYDISLLEKAFEGV
- a CDS encoding aldo/keto reductase; the encoded protein is MQYRTFGRTGWKISEIGYGMWGLAGWTGNDDKETLSSLDYAVEAGCNFFDTAWGYGEGASERILGDLLKRNSSKKLYVATKIPPKNFKWPSKSHYKLEECFPAEHIIKYTEMSLKNLGVERIDLQQFHVWEDSWAQQEEWQKAVEQLKRQGKIAAMGISVNRWEPANCINTIKTGLIDGIQVIYNIFDQNPEDELFPVCKENNVGVIARVPFDEGTLTGLLTKETKFPEGDWRATYFVPENLNSSVEHADKLKPLVPSDMTMPEMALRFILSNKEVATTIPGMRKLHHAKSNLAVSDGKGLSEELLEKLKQHRWDRVPTSWSQ
- a CDS encoding T9SS type A sorting domain-containing protein translates to MKFFTTFCIFLCLSLNVLFAQDYNPLRKGLTYQYATANRDTLFTLRLDSVYAIGSDSIFELDKKYFGCLNGECYSNILGRKIIKSPYKVYSFITLSKDTLVLKLNVPLNTPWTFSKRRNLEAIILSKTYEKVFDLMDSLITIRLSDGKEIKITKSFGLYSTETPFEYNDLAERSFYSVNFFSYKLDAIKELNLGSYFATLENIYNFEVGDRWGQQEEDALYPRPIFLPSGNIYYEVIGKELIEGSSSYDYKIRRVRRNKFFRETTVDTLSLEQYRKETIEYYIDMFDLLTYEIGFDDPFQYRVYIKHDSLIVQSITNFESSYYYVYFPGIGLTSYHNADWGGGLNQYKLTTVCFNKGDKVLGNCDELLAIILDTKPAIVNSKIEILPNPASEYINIENAKGADYELINCYGSVILNGIIKTDQEVIPVNSLEDGLYYLKLESPESSVVKKLVISH
- a CDS encoding YceI family protein, which produces MMKQSHLKLLFIFSLVLLFSCETKKQESGTSDTTATATGGNAVSQEGEAVYKVDTANSSIKWTGKKVTGKHNGSIKIQSGELKVVNNVITGGTITIDMKSIKNEDLTDKESNQKLIGHLKSPDFFDVEKHPTATFEIQRLDAGKAEKEEVVTGKLTLKGKTDEISVPVKINHQGNELTAKGTTVIDRTKWDIRYGSGKFFENLGDKAIYDEVDIEFDLKATK
- a CDS encoding GlxA family transcriptional regulator, producing the protein MKKISILVPIGAVLGSIEGPRQVFTEVNKHLIRLGKEPIFEIKLTALSKEVSIANNLYKIYPDKLIFDIDNTDLIIIPAIDGDLKSIIDLNRDYYPWIKDHYFKGAEVASLCLGAFLLASTGLLKGKSCATHWLSANEFKKMFPDVRLVEDKIITDENGIYSSGGAFSYLNLILYLIEKYAGRDIAIFMARAFQIDIERRSQSPFTIFNGQKDHEDIIIKKAQELIESNPAEKFTVDQIALKFALGRRNLERRFKKATSNTIIEYVQRVRIEAAKQSLETTHSNVNEVMYGVGYSDPKAFRMIFKKYTGMSPIQYRAKYNKEYSMNLTDKLNDL
- a CDS encoding T9SS type A sorting domain-containing protein, which gives rise to MRMNFTQLKKVIFVFASVLLPTGCLYAQFSTALVQVIHNAADPQLLTVDVYLSDILWADNVQFRQASEFETVIADVPIKIDIAPANSTSSADAIYSTTVTLAPGTKNIIMATGVVGTGFAPNPENKDIAFTLKVFNAAKDIATDPSTVEVNFWHGSTDTPVLNVVTGDGDTLVKSIGYNLNANYDVLSPGSYNIYLTSTYNKEDTLGAFSADLSGYAGQAIMIFASGFLNPLQNNDGPALALYAALPDGEVVALNNIIAGVKASGSSFQKLLAYPVPSTDQLTLEIENDTPGMAEIELVNMYGNVVNPSVVYLSSGRNIVNVNLSNVANGQYFVKIIGKNRMGTARCEVLK